A genomic region of Miscanthus floridulus cultivar M001 chromosome 3, ASM1932011v1, whole genome shotgun sequence contains the following coding sequences:
- the LOC136546761 gene encoding probable rRNA-processing protein EBP2 homolog, which translates to MVALANEEALAHDEEIMDDVDSDVEESDSEDDSGEEAQAKPSDKAIYNKEAVLEKLEDIAWPKNVDWMHKLTIEHDQGEKVDVNDDLARELAFYTQALDGTRQAFEKLQSMKVRFLRPTDYYAEMVKTDAHMHKIKGRLLSEKKRIEEAEERRKARESRKKAKEVQAEKKKERAKQKKEQIESVKKWRKQRQQGGFTKGNDDVPDLNFEGEEGFKQSKKKRPGVSPGDRSGGLAKRGKEGKNRRTRDSKFGHGGRKGLKKQNTAETTNDFRSFNKGGESQNKKRKRF; encoded by the coding sequence ATGGTGGCCCTTGCAAATGAAGAGGCCTTGGCCCATGatgaagaaatcatggatgatgtTGATTCTGATGTTGAAGAATCGGACTCAGAAGATGATTCAGGTGAAGAAGCTCAGGCTAAGCCTTCAGACAAAGCTATATACAACAAGGAGGCTGTTCTTGAAAAACTTGAAGACATAGCCTGGCCCAAGAATGTGGACTGGATGCACAAGCTCACTATTGAGCATGATCAGGGGGAGAAAGTTGATGTCAACGATGATCTTGCTCGCGAACTTGCATTTTACACCCAAGCTTTGGATGGCACAAGGCAGGCCTTTGAGAAGCTGCAGTCGATGAAGGTCCGGTTCCTTAGACCAACAGATTACTATGCTGAGATGGTGAAGACTGATGCGCACATGCACAAGATCAAGGGGAGGTTGTTGTCGGAGAAGAAGAGGATCGAGGAGGCTGAGGAGCGGAGGAAGGCTAGAGAGTCCAGGAAGAAAGCAAAGGAGGTTCAggctgagaagaagaaggagagggctAAGCAGAAGAAGGAGCAGATTGAGTCAGTCAAGAAGTGGAGGAAGCAGAGGCAACAAGGCGGATTCACCAAGGGAAATGATGATGTGCCAGACCTTAAttttgaaggagaagaaggatttaAACAATCAAAGAAAAAGAGGCCTGGTGTTTCTCCTGGTGACAGGTCTGGTGGTCTTGCTAAGCGAGGTAAAGAAGGAAAGAACAGGAGGACAAGGGATTCCAAGTTTGGGCATGGTGGTCGTAAAGGGCTGAAGAAGCAAAACACTGCTGAGACCACTAATGATTTCAGAAGCTTTAACAAGGGGGGTGAGTCTCAAAACAAGAAGAGAAAGAGGTTTTGA
- the LOC136546762 gene encoding auxin-induced protein 15A-like, whose translation MMMGSRSLKLTEIVSKKWGVGGGSKVASPSAAACPRGHFAAYTREGRRFFIPIAYLASDTFRELLSMAEEEFGEPGDRPIVLPCSADRLEQILDAFRSGGSCGKKKSAGAGRISKIW comes from the coding sequence ATGATGATGGGCTCACGCTCACTCAAGCTGACGGAGATCGTCTCCAAGAAGTGGGGCGTCGGCGGCGGCAGCAAGGTCGCCTCCCCGAGCGCGGCGGCGTGCCCGCGAGGCCACTTCGCGGCCTACACCCGGGAGGGCCGCCGCTTCTTCATCCCCATCGCCTACCTCGCCAGCGACACCTTCCGGGAGCTGCTCAGCATGGCCGAGGAGGAGTTCGGCGAGCCCGGCGACCGCCCCATCGTGCTGCCCTGCTCCGCCGACCGCCTCGAGCAGATCCTCGACGCCTTCCGCAGCGGCGGCAGCTGCGGGAAGAAGAAGAGCGCCGGCGCCGGCAGGATCAGCAAGATCTGGTAG